A region of the Argopecten irradians isolate NY chromosome 16, Ai_NY, whole genome shotgun sequence genome:
cagtttgcggccgccattttgtcatacatatggggaggttgtacgttgctccggtacttgtctccccagtaaatatatatttaactagtgcaaatgcataacaggagtagttaaacattttttattattttttaaataataataataacactttgaaaattaaaagctatgtaATGCgacaaaatatccaccaaggcgaagatgagcacaagaaatcatgacgtcacataacgtcaacaaatggcgcgaaatcataggatcCGCATACTCGGCACcctatagtttaaagtgcgtccttttatttctaaattatgtcttctacatgaaatagaaaataaaataaacaagtagagcttcgctcttcccatgccatgcatgattcatattaaaacatctggctgcacCCTTTAAGGcattgccttcagtcatatcaAACTTTAGTTGTATCacagattatttttttcactgtAAAAGTTCTTGTCTATGTGTTGTGTAATTTTAGATGTAAACCTACCCGTAGTTCTAAGCTGCTGATATTAAAGTGATCGTAACCCTGGAAATTTCGTGGCGATATCTGAgtgataaaatcaaatatgtaAGTAGGTCGGTGTTTTTCTCTCCCGATTCTTCAGTTTtcaaaaaatcaatttcaaaataatcaatattgaaaaaataaaacaaaatatcctaACCACACTTTTATACAATCTACCGTAGCACAGGTGGAGGACGTGTGGAAGTATACtgtatcagacaccttaaccacttgtcCACCTTAACTCAATGCGCATGTCCAGAAGTGGAATGTTGAAAACACAATATCTCCCAACATTCATTGCGGTCCCAAAATGAGGAGGAACGCAATGAACCCATGGCATACAAATTGGTTGGGACACATTAACCCAATTGCAACATCTCGGAGAAATTTTAACATCTCGGAAGTTTGCCGGAAATATCTCCGTGATGCTTCGGTTGATATAACGAATCGTCCACCATGACCCAAAGGTGCATTCGATGTGGAATTAAGGACATCTTATAACCATATGGTTTCTAGGGAAGtaatatatcattacaaaatgtCAATAGCCATTTCAACGTAATTCAATTCAGTGTCACAGTTTCGCCGTGTGAATATCGACGGAGTCCCTTTAAAGGTTTCGATAAAGCTTTAGATAGGCTCCATGTTAAATGGCACCTCTATAGTATATAACGATCGTGAAGTAGAAAACCGGTATAGACTAGGCCGATAGTCATTTGTAAACACTGTGTAACGATTAGATATAGCTACAGCACAAAAGACTTCAAAAGACAAAGACCATAATACAAATAGATTTTTCGGTTTTACCTGGTAACTAATGAGTTTGTGTTTCACTGGTACGGAACAACAGCGATGACATAAGTTACCGTGTACATGGGgagttttcgattatacggtttgactggttggacataaatgttcgtttatgaattaaagacagaccagattattttaattgattctTAGACGAACCACGACAAAGCCCTTAGGCTTGTATCAAAAACTGAAGGTACTGGAAATATGAacactttaattaataaacgctTGAACCgattgttccgaataaacgaaaactgTCACGGTGaaatcctcgatactcaaggggttacgatcaatgtcattatatccacccatgTGTTGTGTCTTAGACAGTAATACTGCAGGCAACAGAAGATGCAGGTAATTTGGTCACTCGATGTATATCAAAATGTACATcttataacagtacactgtagATAACTACGTGGTTTTTAAGTCGGGCCTCGTTCTCTCTATAATCTTCCAAAAACCGTCTCTCCAGACCTGTGATTGTTTAGTTTATTTTTCTTCTGAACGAATTCAAATTTTACCATGAGATGGTAAAGGGGTAGATAACatgacaatgatagtaaccccagAGTATCGAGGGTGACATATTGTTACAGACCAATCGCAACATTTTCGGCAATTTTCGAAAATGTAACACGATAATTTCTGAAGATTGTCGAAAATTTCTCCGAGATGTAGCGTTTGGGTTATTGCTACTCCGCTTGAGGCGTAGcagttataattaatttcagaAGCAAATCACGCCATCTTGCAGTTGAGTGCAGGATAGCCATGTAGAAAGAACGCTTGAATCAGACGCTTGATCCGTGTGTTACAAGCATTTGCCTGTTTAACTAATATCAAAATGAATCACGGAAACATAATTGAATCTGCTCAAACGGTTTCGACGAGttccaccttttgatatagcactgctctctggccctacaccaggcatctatctgtcataatgtctgagtctggtgtcaggaccagagtatctcgggctattaagctatttatagattttcatattaaataaaaGTTCCAAATTGTAAGGCCAGAAACAATATCAATGTGCCTTAAACTCAAGTATaattaaataagataaaaaaataataaatacatagatAACATTGGTATTTTTAGACTGTTACAGAAATGCATATTCCTACATTACCCTACCTAATCTGTATAACAAAACCTACAACCTATTCTGTGGTGGCTTGCAAGAAGCCTTCTCTTTTTTAATACCATCAGAGCATACGTAATCGCTCTAGCCAGGGATTTAGTGTACAGACGAAGTAGAAGATGCGTAGGTGGAGGATGTTGTACCGGACAAGTGTAGGAGGAAGGGAGGCGATCGGATGTAGCCCATTAGACCTATAGCCTCTTCATCTGTCGTCACAGCTACAAAGTTGGGAACCctattaatttcatatatatatatatatatatatatgcatcaaTTGTTTGTATCAGAAACGTACATGTAGTagacaagtcacgtgcttatacctcattcatgccattggccgaaatatagaaatgtattatgggtaactagtgatcacgtgattgtatgttaacttccaaatatagtgataaCTTGCTTGCCATTTTTcggaaaaattgattttaaatagcctccaaaatgttattatatatgGCATGTTTATCGTTTTGAATTGCGCATACGTACTGTTTTACTATTAATAATggactgaaatgagttataaaactgtcatttccacgatttatctataaatgatataatgtgaCTTAACAAagtcaataggtctaaccgtctaatctaggatcagcgaagatcggctactcccggctaaattcgtaggaTTTAATActtgctttaggtttcagaacagatgaatataacacaaagaaaatGTGATCTCTGTCAAAGggctaaattatatatatactaaataccaggCCAGAGAAAtaactatatttggaagtaaattAAATGCACAATCGCGTGATCAGTAGTTACCCGTAACACAGTTCCATATTTTcgaccaatggcatgaatgaagTATAAGCACGTGGCTTGTTTTACTCCGTTTTAATACAAAGAttgcgtgttttgtaccattatagGGAAAATTCCCCGCGGATAGTGATTTTAGTTCCATAATTTGAAATTACTAAGcaatattatcatatcattgtctaatttccatattctttcTTGGAtaagcttccgcgtagcccactttgctgtgtgtaaatgtctgaaACTCTGCTGGGTGTCGAGTCGAACTACCAAACCCAGTCACACCAAAAATGCGAAAAACCTATACAATCCGGACAAAATGACATTAGAATTTCTGATCTGTCATCATTTGCTGGTTTTCTTACAAAGCACTACATTAATTTATGTATGCAcctttttgtaatatatacCCTCTCAGAAAAGTGAAACCCTGCGTAATCCGTATAAAATGACAATTACATTGATCTGGTTATACagttaaaaaaaactgtatAATCCATGTCATACCCAGAAATGTTAAAACCTGTACAATCCGGACAACATTGCAATACGGTTCCCAGGTCAGTGCTCACACTATTGTTGTATTATCGGCGCTCGAATAAACTAAAAACAAATACTTATGTGAAACCTGTATAACTCGGACGAAAATAGCAATACGATTGCCAGTTCTGTATTCACGTTctgtatgcatatatatatgctttCCTTACAATTCGAATAGCTCTAATTTTACAGCCGTACCGATGTAAAACCTGTATAAATCGGATATAATCGCAATACGACTTTCAGTTCTGTATTCACTTTCTAGTTTCCGTACAACGCACTAAATTTGTATATGCATAGCTGAATTATCGGTTCTCGAATAAACCTGCCGAACACATTGATTACTCTAGCTAGCTATCGTTAACTACTTGGCtactgaaaaatatattatttgctCTAAGCGTAAgcaaatatttaacaaaacaatgcGAGCCTGTCTTATGTCGCACGGCGGGTATTGTGGACGGACAACGGAGCGGCCCCAAAAgagtaattttgttttcttaatgAAAGCGATAATCCCATTGTTGAAGACAATACACATAACTGTCAGTTCAAGGTAATTATAGTTACGGGTCGACTGACACGCTCGTGCGAAATGACATCTGTATATACACGTATAGATATTTTACACAAGTAATTCCGTTCTGAGAGACTTGAAAAAATATACCGTATTCCCGAGGAAACATATGCTAATGGTTGTGAAAGTAGTTCAAAATACAGATATGGTTTCGTGATTGCTACAACCGctaaatatcaacaatatataCTGACTTCTATTGAGGTGGATTTTGATATTATCAACCGGTGCAGAGGAGGGTGATATGAACCGATCTGGAAATCTTGTCAACATCTGATACATGTGTTACCAAACAATGAGGTGCTTACGCAAGTTTATTAACCTGAAAGCTACGCCAATGTTAACCGACAAGGAGATATATCCATTTATGCAATTCTAATCATATGGAAAGGAACTCTTCATATTTTATGCACGGACAGGAGTTTTAGACATAATGTCAATTACCAAACAGTTTTCGAACTGATCACATGGAATTCCTGTTATATTGAATGAACATTAATCGCCGAGTGTGTTCAAAACAAAAAGTCCTCATACATTAGGAGATTTGTTCTTGGAACAAGAGTCAACAAAACATGGTAAGATGTTTATCTTTTTATTGTGAATAAGGAACAACGTCATTATTCATATTTCTGCTTTATCAATTTACCGTATTCGTCGTAATTAGCACTCCAACCCCTATAAGCGCCACCCCTCCTGTAAGCGCCCTCCCCCATGTAAGCGCCCCCCCCTGTAAACGCCCCTTCCCTTTACGGAGAACGCTGTTGTATACTATTAAGGCCCCCACCCCATCCCACTGATGCCTCTTTAAAATCAACATTAtttcccatattacatgaacttgcgagTCTTTTACAAATTACGACATAATATAAGAGGATAAAATgcatatatgcatgtttactgtgacaAATCCATGTGCCATAAGTATGAAAGGAGTCGAAACATGGCTGATTTTTTCGTCCACAGCttccttttttcattatatataagcGCCCCCGccttgtattattatttttaaacatcTTGGGCGATAATTACGAGAATACGGTGAGATATTTCATCAAAGTAGCCAACTTGTCGAGTCtgctaataaaaaaatattgtttttttcatttccaattttataatatatcacaGTCCGTGTCACTTAGGTTACACGTGctattgtattttattatgaGGGTTGGTTGACAAcatttaacgtcatattaacagccagtgtcatttaaggaagTTCTCCTCCGTATGCAATGCGTGTTCGAATGTCTGTattttttgggaggctgcggtatttCGTGTTGTCTCTTTTTGATAGTTGGAcgcttgccctttttatagcgctatcTCGCTGAAGCATATCTGACAAAGGGGAAAACAGAATATTAGTTTCGAACTTGTGACCTATAGGTGGATggtaagcaaaaaaaaaaaacaaaaacaaaaaaaaacaaaaaaaaaaaaaaaacaaacaaacaaataaacaaacaaaaagtgttTATGGTTACTCGATCGACCCTTATTTTTTACCCCCGATCCTTTTTgtttccacttttctacaaaacaaaaatgaaagtcggaatttcgatctcagactccggttccagGCATTACtctagagtgaaagacactaaaaaataaaatcccgACCCACCGATCCtaattttttgccaatgtaatcctaaacatatttttttgccTTATCGGGAAATATAACTTTGTGGTGGATCCATGTGACTTGGGTATGTTTAATTTTATGCCCGTTATCTATAGATCAGTCGGTTCCATGCGAGCCCATTACACATGTCGTTAATCCGTAAATAAATGTTGACACTCGACACAGCCCAATAATGAGCCTCGAGTATGTTTATTTTACTGATTATAATCTTCATAGCTCTTATAAGCTATAAACATAATTgtcatttgaaaaaatatttacacatatttcATACCACACTAAACTAATGTCTTAAAAGAAAGAGTTCAGAAAGTTCATTTTTCTCCCAGTATTAAATCTGTAAATTATTCTCTCCATGTTAtaattctctttttttttcttctaaaaacatgaaaagttatatcttgtatataatatgttagctacaatattgtagctcaaaagacttttagacagaaaatcgtgtcgtctttagagctacaattggtgcctattattgctaatggagcaaagtaatggttatgcaaaccattatttaaaagtttgcatgcattttatcgtacttgttttatatcggttacctactaggcaataaaactgaaccatataaaatatcaaattctcagcgagacattttgtttttcatatacacatatgaagACCTTTCTGCAGTGAATTTATACAGAAAGTCTACAAAGTATAAATTTGACGttttgtgagcggtacggtagatattaagaatggtagttatgtttgttttcgacaaaaataatatataaatgcttgtATATGcacaaaataattggaaacctataaaaaaaagtatagaaaattgtgcccgagtgatttccggaggcactgctccactaggacatatagggaccaattcgtacccggccgaaaggtttagtaggccgggtacgtatattcgttctaataaTATGTATGCGTAACATAGTTTATTGCGTAATTTTATATAGAATGGGATTGAGCACAATCAATGTGGAGGGAGAGAGGAGAGGGAGAGagagtatttatttatttttcatttttacatatatgtacataatgtacagtGTAATTACTCCCGATGCTGACGACCCCGAAGTTGTAACATTTTTTGGTCTTGTCTCGCTGCTTTACTTATATGTATGGTGTAAAAAAGTTTTGGGAGATTACCTTATATAAGCCATTTTAGGCATTGCAGGGGTCTAAATAAACAACAGGTAAAAATCATATCCTACAccgtttatatataattatccaGTTCTCCAATTCCACAAACAAGGTAGATAACTCGAAATATTTATCTTCAATTTATCTGACGTAAGGTTTGATCAAACGACCGAATTCGCTTTATCTATTGTAAACAGATTagcacaaaaataaattaatttgacaAATGATTTTACAAACAAGCCAGGAGGCAGATTTTCTGATTAAACATATTCTCTTAGATGGGATAGGACTAATTCACAGGTTAACGATTTAATCAATAAATCTTCGACACGAGTCATCAAGTTAACAGCTTCAGGGCACTGATTTCAATAGTATATCTAACTCTCTGTTAACTTCAGGCGTTGAAAACTTATAcagttagtcattgttctgaattaGCGATAAATTTCTATCTTATCAAAATTTTCATACAGAAGactttaaaatcttaaaactcTCGATTGGGCTACCAAGGGGAAAGTGGCAACATATACTTACAATATTGCTTGTCGATGGGTTCGATTCCCCGTTTGAATTTGAATCTTGAGGTCACCTATGCGCTCGACCACGGGGATTTTCTCCAGATTAGTTAGGTTTTTTACCATACAAAATATGTGGGTCCAAGTTCGCCAATATTGCATCTACGTAATGCTTTCCAATGGAGCTTATAAGTTTACCATGTTGAAAGCTGCTGTTTTGTATAAGCAATAAATGTCTACATGTAATTATCAATTTTCCTCCGTAGAAATAATAGAAATCGTAGAAAAGAAATACATTACTTTAACACCTTAAAACTCTCCATTGTACTCTTACCTTTCCCAAACTGTCTGGATTCGATTCCCCTTTCgaatttcatttttgaattggatataacgtcagtgatagtaacccatggagtatcgaggatggtgacGAACTTGTACAATCATACCTGTAATTGACATTTTCCTGTATTGTGTTAAGATGactataaaattaaaatttcatctCTCAATTTCTGTTTATTGCAGGCCGAGGCACTGACAGATGACCAGAGAATGGGTAAGTGTGAAAATACAGGCAAACAACGGTCAACGAATTTTCAAGCTCCGCAACATATCCgatattttttccttttatttatttatttatttgtatttttcctGTGTTCAATAAGTCATGAGCTTTGCAATTCCACGCCACCTTTTTCCCCAATTTATGAAGCAACTCAAAGTATAATAAAGTATGttacttttcaaaattatttcaaaatccaaaataacaaatataacgGATGGATAGATTTAAATTACTTAACCTGTAAGGGTTTTAGGCACAAATTTTATAACCTATAAAGAAACATATGGAAAATGCagaaacaaaagcaaaataaaaaaaaaatatgaaattgatttGCGAAGAATGATTTTCTATAGTGCAAATATGCTGTGTTATGTGTTCTTAAATAAAATTCTCAACAAGGGAGACAAATCAAGCATTAGACATAaaaagagttacttcccttacaCCGTCAGAGCATTATCAAGTTCACTTGTTAAacatgtggtctttatatattGTAGACAGTGTATAGTAAAATCTTCTTTTTCTGCCTTTGCTCTAGCTATATAGTTAGGATGAATCATTATAGACCATTAATCAAGTTACgaatttctttttttccctTAATTTCTTTTCTAGCTCTTCAAGATGCCTTCAACAAGTTCGACATTGATGGAAATGGTTCTATAACTGTTCAAGAATTGGGGCTAGCAATGAGGTCAATTGGAGAAAATCCATCAACAAAGGAGCTCCGTGAAATCGTGGAAACTGCTGATTTGGATCGTAagttaggcaaaaaaaaaacaacatgtcTGTTAaggggttacccgaccgaccctcattttttacccccgaccctatttttttccactttactatgatttttttttttaattcggGATTTCGGTCTCATACTACGgttccggccatcattttaTAGTGAAAGACAAcactaaaaaacaaaaaaaaaaaaaaaaaaaattaaaaaaaaatccttcagaccgaccgaccctatttttttatttttttttttttttttgccaatgcaACCCtaaatagacatattttttagccttatacagtatataaccCTGATCCATACTTTGACAGGCTATCACAATGCCATTATTTCTCTCTGCTCTTATGCAAATTTATGTAACGTCCAGGAATTGAACCCGGCTTTCTGGCGTGAAAAACCACAACCCTACTGAGCTGTGACTGAGCCTAAAATGCATGCTCCTTCCACATCCAAATGTATTGTAATGGTGAACTAAGATAAGGGAAGTAACCCTGGTAGGTGGATTTAGTTCAACAGTCAAGTTAGTtcaacatcctattaacagccagggtcatgtaaggatgtcccaggtttgatggtggaggaaagcagTAGTAcatggagaaaaaccaccgaccagcagttaGTACCTGCCAACTGTCCCACTTGGGACTCAAACTTGCGACCTATAGGACTTGTGGTCATATGTTAAGATATCTAAATCACTCCATCATCGTGGCCCCTGGTAGTTGGGAGAAAGTGATATAAAAATGACCCTTGTCCAATCCAGATTCCTTTTGATGCTGGATTAATTGTGTGACATATTCcttgttaatttattttaccaTATCCAACCCACTATGTTCCCATGTCCCTATTAGCGCCCCTTCCCTTGTGTGTGGCCTCATTTCCATGCCAAGGCATAAGACTGTATGggtttgcaatattttttttccatttttttaaaCACCCTTGGCGCCTTTTAGGTCGAATATGGTAATTAAAACCCCGaacaaatatgtaaataatgtaactttgatttaatgaatatttcataGAACAAACGAGGAAATAATTGGCtattaaaatgtatacatgtacatatgtacacagTAACAGTTATGGTCATTTATGGGTGGTCTCCCCTGTATACAAATTCATATTCTTGTCGTGTCTCTCTTTATAATTgaggaactcttgcccttttaaAAGTGCTTAAATGACCCTGGGTTTCGATAAGccgttaaataaataataaaaaaaaaaaaaaaaataaaaaaattacgcATGCACACGCCAtcttgtcacattatactgacaaaaggtaaaccagtcgtcccatacCCTAGGTATGCTGAGTGTTAACATGGACAGAGACTATATGCTACAGTTAGACAACACTATAGTTAGGTAGATAGGAGATtctactatcacaaggagacacaataatggaacataccacagtctcccaaaacatgaacaATTCACCACACTTATCTGCACATCCCACACATAGGAGACTTAGATTACCTGTTAACAAAACAAGTGACAACTTcaataattaaaatcatattttgaaaccattatttttctttttaaaatcagGAAATGGCACAATTGAGTTTGAGGAATTCGTTCTGATGGTTGCAAACAGATTAAAAGACTTTGATATTATATCTGAAATGAAAGAGGCATTTGAGGTATTTGATCAGGATGACGACGGGTTCCTCGATAAAGATGACATCAGAAAAGCGATGGCGGGACTGGGTGTAACATTGACAGAACCGGAAGTGACGGAAATGATGGAGATCGCCGACCAGGACAAAGATGGCCGACTAAACTACAAAGGTATACTTCCAAGTTGATGAACCTTTCGATGAATCTTATGTAagtaaagggacataactcttatCTGCAGTTGTAGATTGAAGAATCTGATTTTGAGAAACGTTTATGAAAGCAGGTGAAATTGAAGAGTTCTTGAATAGTCATCCATGATTCTatgttatttgaattaaaatctGATTGAATGTATAAAAAGATGTTACAACTGTaacagtacatgtacttacaacTACAAAATAATTGCATATTGTTTTGCAACATATTATTctcataattataattttgcaTATAATGTCTTCATtccgataaaaaaaatatacttgtAATGTGATGTTGTAATCTTCAGTTTGGAGGAAAATAAAAGACTATTATTATTACAATGTGACTTTTCTTTCCAGAATTTGTGGCGATGTTGACCAGAGGTGACCAGTATCAGGCCGATAATATCCTCATGTCTCTGAAACCTTCCTTGACCATATAAGGTCGACTGGATTTTTGACACATGGATCTGAAGGTTCACCTCTGGGTCTCTATGTGGAAAGTGGTTCATAGACGATATCACATCGACTAAAACTTTGACATATGGCTACAAAGGACAGCTTGCTCTCTAGTTCACCTCGGGGTCACTGTGGAAAGTGGTTCATAGACGATATCACATCGACTAAAACTTTGACATATGGCTCCAAAGGACAGCTTGCTCTCTAgttcacctctgggtcactgtgGAAAGTGGTTCATAGACGATATCACATCGACTAAAACTTTGACATATGGCTCCAAAGGACAGCTTGCTCTCTAGTTCACCTCGGGGTCACAGTGGAAAGTGGTTCATAGACGATATCACATCGACTAAAAACTTTGACATATGGCTCCAAAGGACAGCTTGCTCTCTAgttcacctctgggtcactgtgGAAAGTGGTTCATAGACGATATCACATCGACTAAAACTTTGACATATGGCTCCAAAGGACAGCTTGCTCTCTAgttcacctctgggtcactgtgGAAAGTGGTTCATAGACGATATCACATGGACTAAAACCTTGACATATGGCTCCAAAGGACAGCTTGCTCTCTAgttcacctctgggtcactgtgGAAAGTGGTTCATAGACGATATCACATCGACTAAAACTT
Encoded here:
- the LOC138310693 gene encoding uncharacterized protein, with the translated sequence MAEALTDDQRMALQDAFNKFDIDGNGSITVQELGLAMRSIGENPSTKELREIVETADLDRNGTIEFEEFVLMVANRLKDFDIISEMKEAFEVFDQDDDGFLDKDDIRKAMAGLGVTLTEPEVTEMMEIADQDKDGRLNYKEFVAMLTRGDQYQADNILMSLKPSLTI